In the Colletotrichum higginsianum IMI 349063 chromosome 7 map unlocalized unitig_7, whole genome shotgun sequence genome, one interval contains:
- a CDS encoding deoxyhypusine synthase: MASQENPNAPPAAATDAVLVVSEEMPEDSQKVEELDFDDFEGPITAENLCNGMRYMGFQASSLAESVRIINDMRAWRDPETGDKTTIFLGYTSNMISSGMRGIFRWLVKHKHVSAIVTTAGGVEEDFIKCLGDTYMSSFSADGEGLRKKGQNRIGNLVVPNSNYRAFEDWVVPIFDKMLEEQEASKSTEDEINWTPSKMIHRLGREINDERSVYYWAWKNDIPVFCPALTDGSLGDMLYFHTFKTSPKQLKCDIVEDIRRINTMSVRAKRAGMIILGGGVVKHHIANACLMRNGAESAVYINTGQEFDGSDAGARPDEAVSWGKIKIGADAVKVYADATVVFPFIVANTFAKDRSS, translated from the exons ATGGCGTCTCAGGAAAACCCCAATGCCCCACCGGCGGCTGCCACCGACGCAGTCCTGGTCGTCTCTGAGGAGATGCCCGAGGACTCCCAGAAagtcgaggagctggactTTGATGACTTCGAGGGCCCCATCACAGCCGAGAACCTGTGCAACGGCATGAGGTACATGGGCTTCCAGGCCTCGTCCCTCGCCGAGTCCGTCCGGATCATCAACGACATG AGGGCATGGCGCGACCCGGAGACCGGCGATAAGACGACCATCTTCCTCGGCTACACTTCCAACATGATATCCTCTGGCATGAGGGGCATCTTCAGGTGGTTGGTCAAGCACAAGCACGTGTCCGCTATCGTGACGACCGCCGGAGGAGTCGAGGAGGATTTCATTAAGTGCCTGGGCGACACTTACATGTCCTCTTtcagcgccgacggcgagggcctccGCAAGAAGGGCCAAAACAGAATCggcaacctcgtcgtccccaACTCCAACTACCGCGCCTTCGAGGACTGGGTCGTGCCCATCTTTGACAAGAtgctcgaggagcaggaggccAGCAAGAGCACCGAAGACGAGATCAACTGGACGCCCTCCAAGATGATTCATAGGCTCGGCAGGGAGATCAACGACGAGCGCTCCGTCTACTACTGGGCGTGGAAGAACGACATTCCCGTCTTCTGCCCGGCGCTCACCGACGGCAGCTTGGGAGATATGCTGTACTTCCACACCTTCAAGACCTCGCCGAAGCAGCTCAAGTGTGACATCGTCGAGGACATCCGACGTATCAATACCATGTCCGTCCGTGCAAAGAGGGCAGGCATGATCATTCTGGGTGGCGGCGTTGTCAAGCACCACATTGCCAACGCATGCTTGATGCGCAACGGCGCCGAGTCGGCCGTGTACATCAACACCGGCCAGGAGTTCGACGGAAGCGATGCCGGTGCTAGGCCAGACGAGGCTGTCTCTTGGGGTAAAATCAAGATTGgagccgacgccgtcaag GTCTATGCGGATGCTACTGTAGTATTCCCGTTCATCGTCGCAAACACATTTGCCAAAGACCGTTCATCATAG
- a CDS encoding Peptidyl-prolyl isomerase CWC27 codes for MSAIYNLEPQPTASVILHTTLGDVSVELFAKQTPLTCRNFLQLALDGYYDNTIFHRLVPGFILQGGDPTGTGNGGESIYDGGAFGGELDPWPMDERRGHNAGPTGIGFKDEFHSRLKWNRRGQLGMANESKPDTNGSQFFFTLDKADELNNKNTLFGRVAGDTIYNLAKMGEAEVTPGTDRPTYPVKITSIEILVNPFDDMVKRSRVAAQAPKPVVVEKKKKRKGGKQLLSFGDDEGDGEVMPVLKKKKYDTRIVMDVDEDEPVEKKPPRSKAKSKAEVGKVEAPNPLRRSESESAEEEKMAPSKEVAPHGGETDIPIRLQDSPSPSPEIRNTKSALEKTNEEIAALKASMKRSYQPEPVKETKKSALESMIPETSIRGRRRRPGGKANTSDDQQALDFLKAFKSKLEHVPEEKSNGPGSVAEDAIVRDKAGDEEAELCDLHFIADCQSCKAWDQAAKEDSDDEGWMSHALSFKADKLGKDLSYRKKAEEELVVIDPREKARTLQEEKKASREARSGNSGREWDQARNSKMARASALAGRGAR; via the coding sequence ATGTCGGCCATTTACAACCTTGAGCCGCAACCGACGGCGTCCGTCATCCTTCACACCACCCTAGGTGACGTCTCCGTCGAACTGTTCGCGAAGCAAACACCTCTCACCTGCCGCAACTTCCTTCAACTGGCACTCGACGGCTACTACGACAACACTATCTTCCACAGACTTGTACCGGGCTTCATCTTGCAGGGCGGCGACCCGACAGGAACCGGCAATGGCGGCGAGTCGATCTACGACGGAGGCGCgttcggcggcgagctggatcCTTGGCCAATGGACGAGCGCCGTGGCCATAACGCGGGCCCGACGGGCATTGGCTTCAAGGACGAGTTCCACTCGCGATTGAAATGGAATCGGCGCGGGCAACTGGGAATGGCGAACGAGAGCAAACCCGATACGAACGGCAGCCAATTCTTTTTCACgctcgacaaggccgacgagCTAAACAACAAGAACACGCTGTTTGGACGAGTGGCTGGCGACACGATCTACAACCTGGCGAAGATGGGCGAGGCCGAAGTCACCCCAGGCACCGACCGGCCGACGTACCCTGTCAAGATTACGAGCATCGAGATTCTCGTCAACCCGTTCGACGATATGGTGAAGAGATCGAGAGTTGCGGCCCAGGCCCCGAAgccagtcgtcgtcgagaagaaaaagaagaggaagggtGGTAAGCAGCTGCTGAGCTtcggagacgacgagggtgaCGGTGAGGTGATGCCAGtcttgaagaagaaaaagtaCGACACGAGAATAGTGatggacgtcgacgaggacgagccggTTGAGAAAAAGCCGCCAAGGTCCAAGGCGAAATCCAAGGCAGAGGTGGGCAAAGTCGAAGCCCCGAACCCCTTACGTCGATCCGAATCCGAGTCTgccgaagaggagaagatggcACCATCGAAGGAAGTGGCGCCACACGGGGGGGAGACCGACATTCCTATCCGGCTCCAAGActctccctcgccctcgcccgaAATCCGGAACACCAAGTCCGCTCTCGAAAAAACAAACGAAGAGATTGCTGCACTCAAGGCCTCGATGAAGCGGAGCTATCAGCCCGAACCGGTcaaggagacgaagaagtcggCACTTGAAAGCATGATTCCGGAAACATCAATTCGGggcaggaggagaaggcccGGCGGCAAAGCAAACACCAGCGACGATCAACAAGCACTTGACTTTTTGAAGGCGTTCAAATCAAAACTGGAGCATGTTCCGGAGGAGAAAAGCAACGGACCTGGCTCCGTtgccgaggacgccatcgtcAGGGACAAAGCTGGGGACGAAGAGGCAGAACTCTGTGATCTGCACTTTATTGCCGATTGCCAGAGTTGCAAGGCGTGGGACCAGGCTGCCAAGGAAGatagcgacgacgaagggTGGATGTCACACGCGCTCAGCTTCAAAGCGGACAAGCTGGGCAAGGATCTCAGTTATCGCaagaaggcggaggaggagttGGTCGTGATTGATCCTAGAGAAAAGGCGCGGACGCTACAGGAGGAGAAAAAGGCATCGCGAGAGGCCCGGAGCGGAAACTCCGGGCGGGAATGGGATCAGGCACGAAACTCCAAGATGGCGCGAGCTTCGGCTCTTGCGGGCAGAGGAGCCAGGtag
- a CDS encoding HSF-type DNA-binding protein, whose protein sequence is MHIPMSLNPRKRPAPESTPAMPMPQVQQPTFPSPTGDPFLRWGGAADANGLVDGTGAQAINSYGIVPGPQQQQFVPPTPNPNNALARRQMNRALVPTGVRQNFDSPSDPWSLGGEDSALLQQQANGTMTETDNIEVLEEMARKAMREAQQKRKQIPPFVQKLSSFLDDDKNSDLIRWSEKGDSFVVLDEDEFAKKLIPDLFKHNNYASFVRQLNMYGFHKRVGLSDNSMRASERKNKSPSEYSNPFFRRGHPNLLWLINKPKGGNKGKKGGKNAEVEGDSEEDIVVTDDAMGQGFGATSAPASKALPSPSDMPLQKKEMVLIREELAKVREQQRMIMTAIQRIQQDNSALYQQAVVFQSQHDRHQNSINAILNFLANVFRKTLEDQAGPQSVNDLLASIIPNGNNATSVPQGSVVDLGDYVQAAQNSASNSKNNMNLAKRRHAILPPIPNGRANTVSPSPVSASSTPQPYSREMGTVTELFDTPPGDHTSPSNYLAQELETNPHESMMKIIHNTNANNSSGIDLPEVVNNTPATMSNDQRNMMLNAMAGRSATPSTNAPRSAKPSVSASPNPPAPSVTATPETPPMPAASGLSLSPIMGSAAPPPSLQQINFNQEDLAALHRMQEEQAAKLDHLSSMLGPLSPSGRIPGIEEAGNANGYFDGDLDIDQFLNTDAFQGDNAYPGVNFNGDGDDFNFTLDGSGINQGGTNVNSTPSSSGTEEIPRENFDGLSGSPDRGNKRRRVG, encoded by the exons ATGCACATTCCCATGTCTCTGAACCCTCGAAAACGACCCGCGCCAGAATCAACGCCCGCCATGCCGATGCCTCAGGTGCAACAGCCGACGTTCCCCAGCCCAACCGGTGACCCGTTCTTGCGATGGGGAGGAGCGGCGGATGCAaatggcctcgtcgatggaACCGGGGCCCAGGCCATCAACTCGTACGGTATCGTTCCCGgcccgcagcagcagcagttcGTGCCGCCCACACCAAACCCCAACAATGCCCTTGCCAGGAGACAGATGAACAGAGCACTTGTTCCCACCGGTGTGAGGCAGAACTTTGACTCGCCAAGTGACCCTTGGTCTCTCGGCGGTGAAGACTCTGCGCTCCTACAGCAGCAAGCAAACGGAACTATGACCGAGACCGACAACATCGAGGTCTTGGAGGAGATGGCCCGCAAGGCCATGAGGGAGGCGCAGCAGAAGCGGAAGCAGATCCCGCCCTTCGTGCAGAAATTAAGCAG CTTCCTAGACGATGACAAGAATTCCGACCTGATTCGGTGGTCCGAGAAAGGCGACTCGTTCGTcgttctcgacgaggacgagtttGCAAAGAAGCTGATCCCGGACCTTTTCAAGCACAACAACTATGCTTCGTTCGTGCGACAGCTCAACATGTACGGCTTCCACAAGCGCGTCGGTCTATCAGATAACTCGATGCGCGCGAGTGAGCGGAAGAACAAGAGTCCGAGCGAGTACTCGAACCCGTTCTTCCGACGGGGGCACCCGAACCTGCTCTGGCTCATCAACAAGCCCAAGGGCGGcaacaagggcaagaagggcggcaagaacgccgaggtcgaaggcgacagcgaggaggacatcgtcgtcaccgacgaCGCGATGGGCCAGGGCTTCGGAGCCACTAGCGCCCCTGCCAGCAAGGCCTTGCCTTCCCCCAGCGACATGCCCCTccagaagaaggagatggtGCTGATTCGTGAAGAGCTGGCCAAGGTGCGGGAGCAACAACGGATGATCATGACGGCCATTCAACGAATCCAACAAGATAACTCGGCGTTGTATCAGCAAGCCGTTGTTTTCCAGAGCCAACACGATCGGCATCAGAATTCGATCAACGCCATTTTGAACTTCTTGGCCAACGTGTTTAGGAAAACACTCGAGGACCAAGCCGGACCTCAAAGTGTAAACGATCTTCTGGCGAGCATCATCCCGAATGGCAACAACGCCACTTCGGTTCCGCAAGGAAGCGTTGTCGACTTGGGCGATTACGTCCAAGCAGCACAGAACTcggccagcaacagcaaaAACAACATGAACCTTGCGAAGCGTAGGCATGCGATTCTGCCCCCTATTCCCAATGGACGTGCCAACACGGTTTCTCCATCTCCGgtgtcggcctcgtccacGCCTCAGCCATACAGTCGCGAGATGGGTACGGTCACGGAACTCTTTGATACCCCCCCCGGAGACCATACCTCGCCCAGCAACTACTTGGCGCAGGAGCTCGAGACCAATCCCCACGAGAGCATGATGAAAATCATCCACAACACCAATGCCAACAACTCATCCGGCATTGACCTCCCTGAAGTCGTCAATAACACCCCTGCGACAATGAGCAATGACCAGCGGAATATGATGCTCAATGCAATGGCAGGTCGGTCAGCCACGCCCTCTACCAACGCCCCCCGGTCTGCCAAACCCTCGGTCTCAGCCTCTCCCAATCCGCCTGCGCCATCGGTTACCGCGACCCCCGAAACGCCTCCCATGCCTGCCGCCTCAGGCCTTTCGCTGTCCCCCATTATGGGTTCTgcggcgccgccaccttCACTGCAGCAAATCAACTTCAACCAGGAAGACCTCGCCGCGCTGCATCGCATGCAAGAAGAGCAGGCGGCCAAGTTGGACCACCTCTCAAGCATGCTTGGACCGCTCAGCCCATCTGGTCGCATACCCGGCATTGAGGAGGCCGGGAACGCCAACGGCTACTTTGACGGCGATTTGGACATTGACCAGTTCTTGAACACGGATGCTTTCCAGGGTGACAATGCTTACCCCGGTGTTAACTTCAacggcgacggagacgacTTCAACTTCACACTTGACGGGTCTGGCATCAACCAAGGCGGCACTAACGTCAACAGTACGCCGAGCTCTTCCGGAACTGAGGAGATCCCGCGAGAAAACTTTGACGGACTCAGCGGAAGCCCTGATCGCGGTAACAAACGGCGACGGGTGGGTTGA
- a CDS encoding Peptidyl-prolyl cis-trans isomerase-like 3, whose product MTLAGSPRTCTNQRLNRTQLQTPKRFAIWSAIYGYQTRPTPDDNTSSSRSRQTRNMSVTLHTNLGDLKIEVFCESVPKTAENFLALCASHYYDDSPIHRMIPKFMAQTGAPANPSPPEKPKGGASIWGGTFEDEIRPALKHSARGVVSMANKGPATNGSQFFVLFDKAPHLDGLNTVFGRVIGDEGMLTLDRIEAVEVDRKNRPKEPVKIERVTVHANPLAG is encoded by the exons ATGACTTTGGCTGGGTCTCCACGCACCTGCACCAATCAACGACTGAATCGCACACAGCTCCAAACACCGAAGCGGTTTGCGATTTGGTCTGCGATCTACGGATACCAGACTCGTCCAACTCCAGACGACAACACCTCGAGTTCGCGATCCCGACAGACAAGAAACATGTCAGTCACGCTGCACACGAACTTGGGCGATCTAAAGATCGAGGTCTTTTGCGAAAGCGTCCCCAAGACAGCAGAG AacttcctcgccctctgTGCCTCCCACTACTACGATGACTCGCCGATCCACCGTATGATCCCCAAGTTCATGGCCCAGACCGGCGCGCCCGCGAAcccctcgccgcccgagaAACCGAAAGGCGGCGCCTCCATCTGGGGCGGCACcttcgaggacgagatcCGGCCCGCCCTGAAGCACTCGGCCCGCGGCGTCGTCTCCATGGCCAACAAGGGCCCCGCGACCAACGGCTCGCAGTTCTTCGTGCTGTTCGACAAGGCGCCGCACCTGGACGGCTTGAACACTGTGTTTGGCCGCGTCAttggcgacgagggcatGCTGACGCTGGACCGGATTGAGGCAGTTGAGGTTGACCGGAAGAACCGGCCCAAGGAACCTGTCAAGATTGAGAGAGTCACCGTCCATGCGAACCCGCTAGCTGGTTGA